Proteins encoded in a region of the Oncorhynchus gorbuscha isolate QuinsamMale2020 ecotype Even-year linkage group LG16, OgorEven_v1.0, whole genome shotgun sequence genome:
- the fam222ba gene encoding protein FAM222B, with protein MLACLPGPGDLSLQLLSHTQMNTGLQKWDTTQRMRSAQYPTPAELDAYAKKIANNPLTIKIFPNSVKVPQRNHVRRTVNGLDTSGQRYSPYPPSQANAKAGLLAIVKVPVVKGILKDFDGSRSRLHPSGVIMNPPGPRGPFTAAVSASTLNLHQPPSQGQGGSQSQQSLNPQLASQTHPQTLQQTHPQQQQGLRHHPPCMPQQQHPQQGLPRPQTLSHPQALGHPQPPSGLTLLLQQQQQQHLQQQGQPPPGLQGGRKLPDADAPPNVTVSTSTIPLTMAAGLNQSRQPDLSSIVHQINQFCQARAQGAGATSMCEGQIANPSPISRNLFNNACSRVSMHSNPHTNACPPGLPPHPNCIMCPADKAAVPANPQNNMAAMNRMHVYHNDLKQQQHQHNLQQQHQQHLQQQHQQHLQQQQHQQQQHNHQQQQQMRWNQQQLAYLQHMQQESGGHPCKHPSRMGYPPELCGGHSYNLKPPIEKPTPSPPINNNGMPGGPLAHYTNGGHYFQPHAVWNSSILPTPNSDSSGSQDLAMPFHGGTTTLDCGGPPGGGHYRPGGGGSTSSSSSSSQTSLMKTADYLGGDFQTPCFRDQNLGLIGKMHRPPMNRVGPEVGPGDGRTTQIQHPGYR; from the coding sequence GGGACACTACACAGAGGATGAGATCCGCTCAGTATCCAACCCCTGCGGAATTGGATGCTTATGCTAAGAAGATTGCCAACAACCCCCTGACCATCAAGATCTTCCCCAACAGTGTCAAGGTCCCCCAGAGGAACCACGTGCGCCGCACAGTCAACGGGCTGGATACTTCAGGCCAGCGCTACAGCCCCTACCCCCCCTCTCAGGCCAACGCCAAGGCCGGCCTCCTTGCCATCGTCAAGGTGCCTGTCGTCAAGGGCATCCTCAAAGACTTTGACGGCAGCCGGTCGCGCCTGCACCCCTCTGGGGTCATCATGAACCCCCCTGGTCCTCGGGGGCCCTTTACAGCAGCGGTCTCGGCCAGCACTTTAAACCTTCACCAACCCCCTTCCCAAGGCCAGGGAGGGTCCCAGTCTCAGCAGAGCCTGAACCCTCAACTTGCGAGCCAGACTCACCCACAGACTCTACAACAGACCCACCCCCAGCAGCAGCAGGGCCTCAGACACCACCCACCCTGCATGCCTCAACAGCAGCACCCGCAACAGGGGCTGCCCAGGCCCCAGACACTGTCCCACCCCCAAGCACTGGGCCATCCCCAGCCTCCTTCTGGTCTCACCCTCTTGctccaacagcagcagcaacagcacctTCAGCAGCAGGGGCAGCCACCTCCTGGACTGCAGGGTGGCCGGAAGCTGCCCGATGCCGACGCACCGCCTAACGTTACAGTCTCTACCTCAACCATTCCGCTCACCATGGCTGCTGGCCTGAACCAGAGTCGCCAGCCAGACCTGAGCAGCATCGTGCACCAGATCAACCAGTTCTGCCAAGCCCGGGCCCAGGGGGCTGGAGCCACCTCCATGTGTGAGGGCCAGATTGCCAACCCCAGCCCCATCAGCCGCAACCTCTTCAACAATGCCTGCTCCAGGGTGTCCATGCACAGCAACCCGCACACCAACGCCTGCCCCCCCGGCCTGCCCCCACACCCCAACTGCATCATGTGTCCTGCAGACAAGGCTGCTGTCCCCGCTAACCCCCAAAACAACATGGCTGCCAtgaacaggatgcatgtttaccACAATGATCTCAAACAGCAGCAACACCAACATAATTTACAACAGCAGCACCAACAGCATTTACAACAGCAACACCAACAGCATTTacaacagcagcagcatcaacaacaacaacataatcaccaacagcagcagcagatgCGCTGGAACCAACAGCAGTTGGCTTATCTACAGCACATGCAGCAGGAGAGTGGGGGCCACCCCTGCAAGCATCCTTCTCGAATGGGCTACCCCCCGGAGCTGTGTGGGGGCCATTCATACAACCTGAAGCCTCCTATAGAGAagcccaccccctctcctcccatcaacaACAACGGCATGCCTGGGGGTCCACTGGCCCACTACACCAATGGTGGCCACTACTTCCAGCCACACGCTGTGTGGAACAGCAGCATCCTGCCCACGCCCAACAGCGACAGCTCTGGGTCTCAGGACCTGGCAATGCCGTTCCATGGGGGCACCACCACGCTAGACTGCGGCGGGCCCCCTGGGGGAGGCCATTACAGGCCCGGGGGCGGCggctccacctcctcttcctcctcctccagccagACTAGTCTGATGAAAACAGCAGATTACTTGGGCGGGGACTTTCAGACGCCCTGCTTCCGAGATCAGAATCTTGGGCTGATAGGCAAGATGCATAGGCCACCAATGAACAGGGTGGGGCCCGAGGTTGGCCCAGGGGACGGCAGAACCACTCAGATCCAGCACCCAGGGTACAGATAA